The following are encoded together in the Janthinobacterium sp. Marseille genome:
- the fliR gene encoding flagellar biosynthetic protein FliR produces MISLTSAELNTWIAAFLWPLTRIIGMISVAPLFGNVSVPARVKIGLGILLAMIIAPTVPAMPALDPMSLQGLLILAQQLIIGLSIGFAMRITFAGVEMAGEIIGMTMGLGFASFFDPQTRARSSAISQFLALLTLMIYLATNLHLVVLSTLAQSFEMLPISSSFLSAGGMLEVVKWGGRIFSAGVQLSLPIVAALLITNIALGILTRAAPQLNIFGIGFPITIGVGFIMIGIVLPYLMNPIINLMQEGIDAMGRITVAMTPLN; encoded by the coding sequence ATGATTTCCCTTACCAGCGCCGAACTGAATACCTGGATTGCCGCCTTCCTGTGGCCGCTCACGCGCATCATCGGCATGATCTCGGTCGCCCCGCTGTTCGGCAATGTCAGCGTACCGGCACGTGTCAAAATCGGCCTCGGCATCCTGCTGGCGATGATCATTGCGCCGACCGTCCCTGCGATGCCGGCACTGGATCCGATGTCACTGCAAGGCTTGCTGATCCTGGCGCAACAATTGATCATCGGGTTATCGATAGGCTTTGCGATGCGTATCACCTTCGCCGGGGTCGAAATGGCCGGTGAGATTATCGGCATGACGATGGGTCTGGGCTTTGCCAGCTTCTTCGATCCACAGACACGTGCGCGTTCTTCCGCCATCAGCCAGTTCCTGGCCTTGTTGACCCTGATGATTTACCTCGCGACCAATCTGCACCTGGTCGTGCTGTCGACATTGGCACAAAGCTTTGAAATGCTCCCGATCAGCAGCAGCTTCCTCTCGGCCGGCGGCATGCTGGAAGTCGTGAAATGGGGTGGCCGTATATTCAGTGCCGGCGTCCAGCTGTCGCTGCCTATCGTGGCCGCCTTGCTGATTACCAATATCGCACTCGGTATCCTGACGCGTGCCGCGCCACAACTGAACATTTTCGGTATCGGCTTCCCGATCACCATCGGTGTCGGCTTCATCATGATAGGCATCGTGCTGCCTTACCTGATGAATCCCATCATTAATTTGATGCAGGAAGGCATAGATGCGATGGGAAGAATTACGGTAGCGATGACGCCGCTCAACTAG
- the fliQ gene encoding flagellar biosynthesis protein FliQ: MTPETVMTMGRHAIEVTLMVAAPMLLVALGIGLIVSIFQAATQINETTLSFIPKLIGIFVALVVAGPWMLTVLLDYMREMFTNIPLYVS, translated from the coding sequence ATGACACCTGAAACCGTCATGACCATGGGCCGTCACGCGATTGAAGTTACCTTGATGGTGGCGGCGCCGATGTTGCTGGTCGCCCTCGGCATAGGCTTGATTGTCAGTATTTTCCAGGCTGCGACGCAGATCAATGAAACCACCCTCTCCTTCATCCCGAAGCTGATCGGCATCTTTGTCGCACTCGTGGTCGCCGGTCCGTGGATGCTAACGGTATTACTCGATTACATGCGCGAGATGTTCACCAATATCCCGCTCTACGTCAGCTAG
- the fliP gene encoding flagellar type III secretion system pore protein FliP (The bacterial flagellar biogenesis protein FliP forms a type III secretion system (T3SS)-type pore required for flagellar assembly.): MAQQAGLPAFTSSPAPGGGQTYSLSLQTLLLLTGLSFLPAVLLMMTSFTRIIIVLSLLRQALGTQSSPPNQVIIGLSLFLTLFVMSPVLDKIYVDAYQPFSQNKIQMQEALDKAVAPLKTFMIKQTRESDLALYVKLSKGPELQGPEDIPLRILVPAFVTSELKTAFQISFAIFIPFLIIDMVVASVLMSMGMMMVSPAIVALPFKLMLFVLVDGWQLLIGSLAQSFY; this comes from the coding sequence ATGGCGCAACAAGCCGGCCTGCCCGCATTCACCAGCTCGCCGGCACCAGGCGGCGGCCAAACCTATTCACTCAGCCTGCAAACACTGCTGCTGCTGACCGGGCTGTCCTTCCTGCCGGCCGTACTGCTGATGATGACCAGCTTCACCCGCATCATCATCGTGCTGTCGCTGCTGCGTCAGGCGCTGGGTACGCAAAGCTCGCCACCGAACCAGGTCATCATCGGCCTGTCCCTGTTCCTGACCCTGTTCGTCATGAGCCCGGTACTCGACAAGATTTATGTCGATGCCTACCAGCCTTTTTCGCAAAACAAGATACAGATGCAGGAAGCGCTGGACAAGGCAGTCGCGCCATTGAAGACCTTCATGATCAAGCAAACGCGTGAATCCGACCTGGCACTCTACGTCAAGCTGTCGAAGGGACCGGAATTACAAGGACCGGAAGACATCCCCTTGCGTATATTGGTACCTGCATTTGTCACCAGTGAATTGAAAACCGCATTCCAGATCAGTTTTGCGATCTTCATCCCCTTCCTGATCATCGATATGGTGGTCGCCAGTGTGTTGATGTCCATGGGTATGATGATGGTGTCGCCGGCCATTGTGGCGCTGCCCTTCAAGCTGATGCTCTTCGTTCTGGTCGATGGCTGGCAATTGCTGATCGGCTCACTTGCGCAAAGTTTCTACTGA
- the fliO gene encoding flagellar biosynthetic protein FliO gives MICLHPVLLRSALLTVAFSASTAYAETAATVTTGSAVPSTAGNLFQVLLGLVVVLALMAGAAWLLRRFNTAKGISNANIKIVGGVSVGSRERVVVVEIADQWIVVGVAPGRVNSLATMQKQETTLTPEAPSSGNFSSWLAQTIEKRNGQ, from the coding sequence ATGATTTGTCTTCACCCTGTCTTACTGCGTTCGGCACTACTCACGGTCGCGTTCAGCGCCAGCACTGCCTACGCTGAAACCGCAGCTACCGTCACCACCGGCAGCGCAGTTCCTTCCACCGCAGGTAATCTGTTCCAGGTCTTGCTCGGCCTGGTCGTCGTACTCGCGCTGATGGCCGGGGCAGCCTGGCTGCTGCGTCGTTTCAATACCGCCAAAGGTATCAGCAACGCCAATATCAAAATCGTCGGCGGCGTCAGTGTTGGCAGCCGTGAACGTGTGGTTGTGGTTGAAATCGCCGATCAATGGATAGTCGTCGGCGTGGCACCAGGTCGCGTCAACTCGCTGGCCACCATGCAAAAGCAGGAAACCACGCTGACACCTGAAGCGCCGTCTTCCGGCAACTTCTCGTCCTGGCTCGCGCAAACAATTGAAAAACGCAATGGCCAATAA
- the fliN gene encoding flagellar motor switch protein FliN: MADENEPQTTVEDDWGAAMAEQEQTEAAAIDAKPASATVFKDFAGGDLKTGTHNDIDFILDIPVQLTVELGRTKIAIKNLLQLAQGSVVELDGLAGEPMDVLVNGCLIAQGEVVVVNDKFGIRLTDIITPAERIRKLNR, encoded by the coding sequence ATGGCTGATGAAAACGAACCGCAAACCACAGTAGAAGACGATTGGGGTGCAGCGATGGCCGAGCAGGAGCAGACCGAAGCTGCCGCCATCGACGCCAAGCCTGCATCCGCTACCGTATTCAAGGATTTTGCCGGTGGTGACCTGAAGACAGGTACCCACAACGACATCGACTTCATCCTCGATATCCCGGTACAACTGACGGTTGAACTCGGCCGCACCAAGATCGCGATCAAAAACCTGCTGCAACTGGCACAAGGTTCGGTTGTCGAGCTCGACGGCCTGGCCGGTGAGCCGATGGACGTATTGGTCAACGGCTGCCTGATCGCCCAGGGCGAAGTGGTTGTCGTCAACGATAAGTTCGGCATTCGCCTGACCGACATCATCACACCTGCGGAACGCATTCGAAAACTGAACCGATGA
- the fliM gene encoding flagellar motor switch protein FliM, translating into MADNFLSQEEVDALLKGVNGDQDETGKPEDSAGVRPYNLATQERIVRGRMPTLEIINERFSRLLRIGLFNFLHRSAEVSIGPVRVSKYSEFIRNLVVPTNLNLIHMKPLRGTGLIVLDPNLVFLLVDNLFGGDGRFHTRVEGRDFTQTEQRIIQRILGIIFETYAKSWEPVYPVEFEYIRSEMNTQFANIATPNEVVVATTFTIELGPVSGDMHFCTPYAMIEPIRDLLTSSMQGETLEMDKRWIRLMTQQIQTAEVEILANMGSAKVTLGDILNMQKGDIIPIAVPDTITAEVDSVPVMECSYGKLNGQYALRVEKLIYSANDTTQGEDHG; encoded by the coding sequence ATGGCTGATAATTTCCTCTCTCAAGAAGAAGTTGATGCGCTGCTAAAAGGCGTCAACGGCGATCAGGATGAGACCGGCAAGCCGGAAGACTCAGCGGGCGTGCGCCCGTACAATCTGGCGACCCAGGAACGTATCGTCCGTGGCCGGATGCCTACGCTGGAAATTATCAATGAACGCTTCTCGCGCCTGCTGCGCATCGGCCTCTTCAACTTCCTGCACCGTAGTGCCGAAGTATCGATCGGTCCGGTCCGCGTTTCCAAGTACAGCGAATTCATCCGCAACCTGGTGGTACCGACCAACCTGAACCTGATCCACATGAAGCCGCTGCGTGGTACCGGCCTGATCGTGCTCGATCCGAACCTGGTATTCCTGCTGGTCGACAATCTGTTCGGTGGCGATGGCCGCTTCCATACCCGGGTCGAAGGTCGCGACTTTACTCAAACCGAACAACGCATCATCCAGCGCATACTCGGCATCATTTTCGAAACCTACGCCAAGTCGTGGGAACCGGTGTATCCGGTTGAGTTTGAATACATCCGTTCGGAAATGAACACCCAGTTCGCCAATATCGCGACCCCGAATGAAGTCGTGGTAGCCACTACCTTCACTATCGAACTCGGTCCGGTCAGCGGCGATATGCACTTCTGCACCCCGTACGCGATGATCGAACCGATCCGCGATTTGCTGACCAGCAGCATGCAGGGTGAAACACTTGAAATGGACAAGCGCTGGATCCGCCTGATGACACAGCAAATCCAGACCGCCGAAGTGGAAATCCTGGCGAATATGGGTTCGGCCAAGGTAACCCTGGGTGACATCCTGAATATGCAAAAAGGCGACATCATCCCTATCGCCGTGCCGGATACGATTACCGCCGAAGTGGACAGCGTGCCAGTGATGGAATGCTCGTACGGAAAACTGAATGGACAATACGCATTGCGCGTGGAAAAACTGATCTACAGCGCAAACGATACAACGCAAGGAGAAGATCATGGCTGA
- the fliL gene encoding flagellar basal body-associated protein FliL — MATAAKAGAKAGADAADKPKKSRLLIIILAALLVLGGGGGAAAWYFLGQKAESHAPKAADAVDLSKPPVFLPMEAFTVNLQPENGEQFLQTSFTLQVSNQAQLDLIKLYMPHVRSRLLLLLSGKKASEILTVEGKNKLSEEIIAIFKQPFTPQGPSVTITNVLFTSFVVQ, encoded by the coding sequence ATGGCAACAGCAGCAAAGGCAGGCGCTAAAGCAGGCGCCGACGCAGCGGATAAACCGAAGAAGTCCCGCTTATTGATCATCATCCTGGCCGCCCTGCTCGTGCTCGGTGGTGGCGGTGGCGCAGCTGCCTGGTATTTTCTCGGCCAGAAAGCCGAATCGCATGCACCGAAGGCGGCTGATGCCGTCGATCTGAGCAAGCCGCCGGTGTTTTTGCCGATGGAAGCCTTCACGGTCAACCTGCAGCCTGAAAATGGCGAACAATTTTTGCAAACCAGTTTCACGCTGCAAGTATCGAATCAGGCGCAACTGGATTTGATCAAGTTATACATGCCGCATGTGCGTAGCCGCCTGCTGCTTTTGTTGTCCGGTAAAAAAGCGTCGGAGATCCTGACGGTGGAAGGCAAGAACAAATTGTCGGAAGAAATCATTGCCATCTTCAAACAGCCATTTACGCCACAAGGCCCAAGCGTGACTATTACCAACGTTTTATTTACCTCCTTCGTCGTGCAATAA